GAGGGAGGCCCCTTCCCTGGGGCTCTGGGGAGGCACCTGTGAAGACAGACCTGAAGCGAATCCCTGACAGCCCCTGCCCTGCTGTGAGTGGGCCTGACTCCCAAGTCCTGGCCCAGCACCTCCAGCCCCCTCTGGCTTCTCACGTTCCTGCACCATCTGGGCTACACCAGTCATTTCCTTTCCCACACTGGCGCTGCGCAGGCTTTGCTTGGTGACCGGCCCCACCTGACCGGGCAGCTTCTCTGGAGCTGGAGCCTGGGGACCCACACAGGAAATCTCAGCCTCTCCAGCCAACTCTTGCTTCTTCTCCTTTGAGTCCACCCAGAGTCCAGGAGaaggtgtggggagaggggcaaTGGCCACACCCTGAGTCCCATCTAGAAGCTTCTCTGGGCTTGGCACAATGAGGTCCTTGTCCCTCTCACTGCTCCCAGCTCTTGCCTTTTCTCCTGGTGCACCCTGGGGCCCATCGGCAGTCAGGGCTCTGAGCCCAGCCTTCTCAAAGATCTTGGTGATGTGCTCCCTGAAGTCAGGGAAGCCACTGACCGTGCTAGTCTGCTTGGAGCGCGCATGCAGACCACCCGATGTGCCTCTGCTCAGATCCTCGGGGGGTTCTACCATCCTCTCCCCAATGCTCTTTGTCCCCTTTGCTGTCTCACCCGCCATGCCCTCCTCACAGGCAGGGGGTGCTGGAATCTCATAGGGTTTGGCACCTGCTGCTTTCTCCTCCACTAGCATGTGCTCACCCTTGGTCAGAAGTGGCATCCTGTCCAGGTAGGGCATGGAGTCCACAGGTCCCTCAAGAGTGCCAGCTTTGGAGCTTCCACCACTGGCTTGTGCCCCAGTGATTTCCCTACCTGTAGCTGCTGGTTGTGGGAGGGAGGCCGGGAGGCCCAAAGACAGCTTCATGGAGGTGGCATTTTCCAAGGCAAGCAGAGGCGCCTCTGTGGGAGAAGTGCTTTCACCAGGAGCTCTGGGCCCTTGGGAGGAGAGAGCTTTCTCTCCACTGTCTTCTGCCCCTTCCCTGGGAGCAACCTCCACATGCAGGTAAGGAGGGTCAGGAGCAGCGTCTTCTGGTGGCCCAGATAGCAAGAGCCTCTCTGCGCTGGAGACAGCCTGTGCTTCAGGAATCTCTGCCATGCTCCTGTGAATCCCACCCAGCTCTCCGGCTGGTGGCAAGGCATCCTGGCAGCTGGCCGAAGGCTGCTCAGCTTGGCAGGGCTCACCTGGGGCAGAGGTAGAAGTTTCCTCCCCAGGGGAGGGGCATTGCCCAGTATTAAGGAATCCAGCATTCAAAGCAGCTTCTCCTGCGTCCTCTGGAGCTGACTGCATCCCCAGGTCCCCTCTGCCAGCGTTCCCACTGGTCTCAGCAGCTCTGCCTTGCTCCTGGGCTGATGGGAAACTTCCAAGAAGCTCTCGGGCCTCGGCATCCGAGGTGGCGGGCTGCTCCATTTCCTTCCGTGGGGCCAGCACTGGCCGCTGTCTGCCTCCCTGGGTTTCAGCACCTGACTCTCTCTCTGGGGCATCCTGGGTGGTTGTGACGCTGGGGCTGGCGGGTGCTGGAACTGGCGGGCAGTGAGCTGCATCCAGGAGAGCCACGGGCTCAGGCTGCCGAGGCGGAGTCCCCACTGTGTTcgcacttgtcttctctgttttactCAAGCCCTCGAGCAGGCGCCGAGTGTCAGCGGCTTCAGAAGCTCCTCCATCACCGAGACATGCTTCTTCATGCTGGCTGCTGACTTCCAGCGTACCCACCAGCTCTTGTCGGGACTTGCTTGGCCCTTGCCCAGCACAgcaattttcctttctgttcaaGTTACCTGCAAGAGAGGACTCTTCGGAGGTGTCTGCCGCAGGAGGCCCCACCCCGGACGGCCGGCGGTCACTGCGTGCTCCCTCTTGCCCATTCTCCCCTAGGGCAGGCAGCTCTGGGCTTACTGGTGCTGACAACTCCGACTGCTCTGTCGCAGGGCTCTCCAGAACCGAGTCCCTGGCAGCCGATCGTGTAGCATCAGACAGACTGTCTTTGGGGTGCTCCCTCTGTAGCTCCGATCTGGAAGCCTGCTCCTTTTCTCCACAAGTGGGCAAGCACGCATCCTCCTGAGGTGTCACAGGTACGTGGATTTGGGAAGAATCTGTGCCCAGCTTCTTCAAACCTGGATCACCTGGATAAGTCTCTTCCCCATTTTTACACACTCGGGTCTTCTCCCTGAGCATATCAAAGATGGATGCATCTGGGTCTGACTGGGATGGCTGGAGATGATTCTCAGAAGGTACTGAGGGCCTCTCAGGTGCAGCTACTCGTATGCAGCTATCCCCTGGGAAGGACGGGATTCCTTGCTGACTGTGCTCCAGACTGAGCGACGTGAGCCCGCTGTCCATTGCCAAGTCCTCCCCCTCAGGGGGCTGTGGCCCATCAGCCCGGGCTTCCTGTCCAGCTGCATCATGGCCCAGCCCACAAGACCGGTCTGGGGATGCCGGCAAGCCCGCCTCCTCACAGTTGTCAGGTGTCCGCGCAGATGGGTGGCTCATGGCCTTTATTTCAGATCTGCGCTCCACCTCCTGGGCTTTAGGGACAACCTCTGCAGCAGGAGTTGACAGGAAATCTGATTTCTCAGATTCCAAGGCAGGAAGAGAGTCCATTATTCCCAATCCCCCCAGGTCCTGGAGGGTGTGGGGACATTTGGTCTGCAATCTGGGCCCCTCCCAGCCAGCTCCCTCGGGAAGAACATGCTCACCAGctccgtccggccccgggatcAGGATGCGACCGTTCTCATGGAGCTTGGGCAGTGAGTCAGATGCATGGGCCACTGAGCTCCGAGCTGCGCCTTCTGATACAGAGCCcagcctgcctgtgggctgggggccCTCCTCACGGAGTGGCTGTGCTGAGTCTGTGCTGGGAAGGACTTGGCTCTCCACAGTGCCGTTCAGCTTTGAAATCTCATCTTTCTCCACCTCTGGGTCAGGCCTACAGCCAAGGGCCTGGGGTTGCTCTCCCTGTGGGTTTTCAGGATTCGCACTGGGTAGCTCTGGGGCTTCTTCCTGTCCTCTAGGGCTGGCCTCTGGTAGTCCACTTTCCTCATTGACCACAGCTGGGCTTTGGGGGGCCTTGGCTTCACGCTCTGGTCCCAGGGCACTTTCATCTGATGTactggggagaggagggggcaGCACCCCTTGTTGGACTTCGTGGCCTTGCTCCTTAATGGAgagctctcccctctcctcctgggGCAAAGGGGGAGGAACCTCTCTGGGGATCCCTTCTGGATGCACTCCCGCTCTTCCAAGATCTGATGCACACTTCTCCTGTCCCCCCAACTCAGCACCTGCCAGCTCTTCAGCCGGAACTCTAAGAACTGGTATCTCAGCCCCGTGAACCATCTCCCTGGCCAGCCAGCTGGGATTTGCTGCAGCCGCAGAGGCCCAAGTGGCCGGCTGTGGACTGAGGTTTGGAGCTGGACGCACTTCCTCTGCCGGTACATGCGGGGACTGCTCAGCACTCATGAGCAGAACCCCTTCGGGCTGGTCACCTGGTGGTGCGCAGACAGCATTACCGGGCTGGGCTCCCCACCCTCTTGTCTGCGAGGAATGCTGAGCATCACTGGCATCCAGAGTCTCCTTCCTagagcctccagcccctggcgcCAGGGCAGGACGCAGTGACCCCCAGGGCAGCTCTGTGCAGGGTAGATGTGCTCCCATTTGCTGCTGGCAGATTTCCTGGGATGCAGCATTTATGTCCTCTTCTTGGGAAGCCCCTGAATTTTTCCTAGTAGAACCGCAGGGCTTGAGGAAAACCGAGTCATCAGCCAAGTCTTCAGGCATCACCTCCACTTggcatttttctctgtctgaggCTCTTGGGGCTGGATCTTGCAGGATTGGGGTCTCAGTTTTTGTGGGGGACTCCTCCAGGCCAGCTGAGCTCTCCTTGCCTGGGTGGGCTGCAGCAGGGGCCTTGGGGACCACCCCCTGCCCAGACTCTGTGGGGGGAAAGCCACCTGCAGCCTCCTTCCCTGGTGACCCGAAACCACCTGGCTGGCTGACCTCCGCACATGGCTGCTCTTTCAGAGGTGCTGGTGGCCTTCCTGGCTGCTGTTCAAGGTGACTGGAGGAAGCCGCTTTATCAACCTCTTCCTTCATGCCTCCCTCTCTTCCGGCACTAGGCACGATGGTGGCCACACTGCCCCAAGCAGAGCTGTCCTCCTCAGGGACAAAGGCTGCCAGGGCCACCCCTGGGGCTTTGGGGGAAGGTTCCCTCCTGGAATGTTGAACGAGGGGCCAACCTTCAGGTGCTTCTGCCGGGCTTTCCAAGCACCCTTCTGGGGAGCCCTCAGCAAAGGGCATGGTGGCTGAGTGGCACTCCTGCtcccagggggagggagggctgggcagtGGAGAGCTTTCTGGACCCCTGGCTTCCTGGGGGCACTTCCTTGGCTCAGTCACCTCTGGGCACACGGTGCACGGATCCTGGCTGGCAGCCCTCTCAGAAGCGGAGCAGGAGCCTCCACGCCCACACCTGcgaataatgaaaacattttgtttcaTCAGGTCTCAGGGATGTTGAGGACGAGGCCGCATGACAGGCCAGTTCTCTCCAACCCTCTCGCCTTTAACAGCCACAAGACACACCTGCCCATGCACCTCAGTCCTCTCCATGAAGGCTGCCCCTAAGGCCACTCCTCCTATAACCACTACACATGCTCTCGTTATCCCCAAAATCGAAGCAGGGAGCCCCAAATATTCAGTTTGGGGCTTTTCATGTTGGTCAGTACTGAATAGGGAAGTATGGAAACTAATTCATAATCGTCTAAACTGCAGGAACTCCAAAAGTTTTTAGTAAGTAGAGAGTTTGAATTAGTTTAATGTGGGTTACAAAGAGATCTCAAACACTTCTGAGGATGCTTAGATGTTCAGGAAAAAAGCACAAGTGGGTAAAGTCatgcttcaaaataaaaagctattcTTGGTAACTGTTTACTTGACTCCTCACATTCAAAGGTGGTACTGTGAGGGGCATAGCCCCCAAATCAATCTATTTAGCTGTGGAATTTCTGCAAATGACTGATATGTAAAATTCTTGGGAGCTGAATTACCTTTATACCCATATTTGTCTTAACTTGAACATATTTTGCTGGACAATGTGTGAAGAAAAACTATGGCTCAAATTATGGACTTGCTATAGATAACTAACTACCTAGTTATTGTAAACTAGCCTATTACCTGGCATATTTTGACTGTATTTCTAATTccgtaatattttattaaatgcatttctaaactttaaaagtaatacatggcagatacaaaatttagaaaatgtagaaaaaatatcTCCCACATGCTTGCCACTTGAAGCGTTCTGGCGAATAACATTTTTCTCCATGTGATTTTCTATGGgatgtaatttttgttatttttacataGCTGTGATTCTGTATACTTGCTATGATCAAATATCTTTTGCTATCAAGAGAAATTGCTAAAGGCAAAATTAATAGGAGTATGTCTTTCCTAAGGCTTTTACCATGATGTTTAAAAGAAGATTTGTGGAATCTTCTTGTAActgttacatacacacacattcacatgttCATAGACCCACAGTGTCTTGGATATGACCAGAGGAAAGATCCTACCTGTTTCACTACCAAAACTCTAGCTTCCCATGCAAGGTGAcgcatatatatttttagtgaGAGATGCATACAATGGGAAGGTGAAGtacattccttttaaaaatttagaaatccaTGTCATGGAgtgaattgtgtccccctaaaatCCATGTGTTGAAACGCTAGCCCCCAACATGACTGTACGTGGAGAAGGGGCCTTCATGGAGTTAAAGTTTAAAAAGGTCTTAAGAGCGGAGCCCTGATGCAGTAGGACTGGGGTCCTTCCGAGAAGAGGGAGACAGCAGGAGCGGGCTCGCGCGGggaagacacagcaggaaggACCACCTGCAGCCAAGAGGGGCCTCACCAGAAGCCACCTCTTCTGGCTCCGTAACTCGGaattccagcctctagaactattAGGAAATTAATTCTGCTGCTGAAGCCACCCTGTCTGTGGTGCTCGGTCATGGCAGTATGAGCGGACTAATGCAATGGGTATATGCACTTTACATTGAACTTTGCAATATTTTTGAGGTTCCAAATTTTCCAAAGTGAAACGTTGGGACAATGATAATGGATGAATCCACTGGAAGTAATGCTTTTGCACGGATGATCTCCATTAACCCTGAGGAGAGCCAGCCGAGGTGCTATCACGCCATTTCGTAGATGAGAATTCTGAGAACAGGTTAGGCTTGGATTCGGCGGGCGTCTCACTCCATGGGCCATGATCTTCTCACTCACTCTCTGCTGCCTCGGAGAATAAAAGCTTCCAAGGAGGGAGTCCCAAATTCATCTGTTGAAACCTGTTCCCCAGGGTGATGGTATGAGGACGTAGGGgctctgggaggtgattaggtaaTGAGAGTGGAGCCCACATGAATGGAAGTAGTGTCCTTCTAGAAGAGACCCCAGAGGGCTCCCTCACCCCTCTGCCtttgaggacacagtgagaagacggCTGTCTGAAACAGGAAggaggctctcaccagacacggAGTCTGCTGGCCCCTTGATGCTGAGCTTCCCGGCCTCCAAAACTATGAGCAACTGACATCTGTTGCAATAGCCACTCACCCTCTCCTCTTTACCTgaccccactccagcctcttGCCAAGCCCCTCACCTACGAAATGTTCGTGACATCACACAACATCCTGGAAGGAGGTGTGTACGCATCATCACTACACCAGTCATCCGCATTCAAAAAGGAGATTCAATCACAGGAATAACTAGATACCTATTGCAGCTGATTTCTATTGCTGTTATAATAAATTGCCACAGAATTAGTGGCTTTAGACAgtacaaattaattttcttacagttctataGGAAAATGTCTGACACGGCTCTCACTGGGCTGATATCATGGTGTCAGGGGGCTGTGTTCCCTTCTGGAAGCCCTAGGGACCAAGGCGCTTCCTTGCTTTTCCAGAGGCTGCCCACGTCTGTGACTCACAggctcttcctccatcttcaaagccagcagcgcAGAATCTTCCTCCGGTCCATCTTAGATATTTACATCAATTTCAGGGATTAAGAAGAGGACATccttgctgggggctgggggcatcTAAGATGGACCGGAGAGTGAGGCAGCTACTGTCTCAACCAGATTAGCATTTTCAGACCTAAAAGCCGAGCTAATGAGGGCAAAGAAGAGAAACATCAGAGGGTAAGTTAGGTGAATCCCTCCAATCCTCAGATGGTCACGAGGGCAGCCGCACCCACGCAGAGCCCTGGCCCAGCGCTGCTGACCTGGGTGAAAACACCCGGGTGTGGGTAACGCCCTCAGCCTGGCTTCACTAAAGTACGAGGCTCAGAGGGCTCACCAACCACAGGGCTGTTGTCTCCATGGATTGTTCTGGAACTGCACCTCAGCACTCTGCATGTGGCCATTTTCCTTGTAACAAGCACTTTACATTGAACTGTGTCCCACCCATTCACTAGGGGTCACATTGTTTAGTAGTAATGAGATTGATGGTGTGCAGTTCAGAAATGAAGCGCTCCTATTGATGTCTGCTTGCTCAGGAAGCCCAGATCACAGCCTCCTCCAAACCAAGCTGCTTCTAGTCCCCGCCTCTGACTGGGGAGTGTGTGGGTTACCTTCAGGCTGGCTGAAATCACTGTTATATGGGGACAAGATGGCAAATTCACTTGATTTGGGCACCTTGAAAACTTACGGATCTTACCAGGATCAAATTCCCATTGAGTGTGAGGCACACACTCCCCCAAAGTAAGGATCTAGCTTGGTTTATTTAGCACAAGCTGATCACCAGCAATCCTTTTGACTGCCCATCAGAAGCAATTTTTAAAACCAGATTAAAGACACTCACGAGGAGCAGATTTGCCTTAGGGCAGGAAAAATTCTAAGAACTCATCTGTGAGGGCCCTGCCTTAATTGAAACTTACATAATGCCCTTTATACTTTAAGTCTGAGTCAGAATGTGTGGAGGGGGTTCTGCTCAGAATCCGAAGGCTAGCTCTTGTGGGCTGGGCAGTGTGGCCCTCTCACAGGAGGCTTGCAGTTCAAAGGTGGTTGCTGCCTTTAGGTTGAGGTCAGGAGGGCACACAGATTGCAGACCACGGCCCCCAGCATGACAGTGGGAGAAGCACAGTAGGGGGGTTACTGGGGAGCCCAGGTGATTTGCTGCCCCAAAGGTCTGAGCAGACTATGGAGAGGTAGAAAAGGTCCTCCCTACTACCTTAGCTGGACGATCGCATCCACATGGGTTTCTAAGTGCATAGTTTTGAAGACATACCCATGAACAGACTGGGGATGCTTAAAgggagtgagacagggaccatggatgtagtcagagtagggtgagggcctccggagggggcagggcaggatatttgcagtcagagcaatgtaactacatgcaaagaaacccccctactaaaactctgttaaacattgagctctagaatcattcttcagtgagatcagttgatgttccccagataaagaagagtagcacatgttttattatgctaatcatttgtagccatgtgtaagattcactttagcctAGGCCGATGTGCTGTCTTTcgtccttcagatctgatgaagtgattttgcaaactgagcaactaatttagcaagtaagcccaggcataaacaacacagtaaaaggcaagaaggattccaccttaaagataagattgcattttaatacccaagaagttaagatgttagaaattcttaccttactctttagcaaacaattcctcagcccaccttgggggctgggcaggtggccttgtttcatatgctcccagaccaagatgctggtatctcagagagaaatcatcagaggaagttgcttgtgttaattctaaatattcagggaccacttaacaagtccacgcccctaagtttttttcatgttctcaaaaaatcctcaactgcctataaaactcctagacaaagcaccaccacgggctctcttgtcccctcttggcatgagccaggagctctattctctcactttatctctaaataaaagcctgtaccttgctctcttaCCCTGAGTGTTTGTGAAACTCactcttcggcttcgtgaacaagaaccccggcaccaGGAGGAAGGAGGCCGGTTGAGGAGACACCAAGCCTGGACCCCACACTAGCAGGCATTAAGGGGCCCAACACAGCCATAAAGACAGACTGTCAAGATGGGGAGTTGACAgtactgagcatttactaagGGCAGGTGGTGCTAAGTACTTTCCAGTTACGATTGCATGTAATCCACATGGTAGCCTGGCAGAGTGAATGGCCCCCCCATGCACACATCGAGAAATATTTCAGAGAGGTTCAAGCCTGGACCTGGGGTTGCAGAGCTCCAGTTGCAGGGCAAGATCAAGCCCTGTACTGTCCAGCTCcagggccctgcctcctcccttttCCCTGTACTCGCTGCATCAAGGATGGTGCCACAGTCTCTCTTCCCATCCTGTTGGGTCCTTATCATTCTACTCCCAGGATGCAGCCAGAGCAATGAAGGCTTGATCCTGTCACTCTGCGGGCAGACTCTCCAGTGGTTTCGACCAGCTGTGGCCCCAGCTTACATTCCCTGCTCTGTTCCACCCAGAGCTCCCCACCCCTGCAGCTGCCTGGGGGCTGGAGGCCTCCTGCTCCTCCCAGCACATGTCAGACCCAATCATCACTCCTCACAAAGGCTCCCTAGCCTGGCCTTTGGGATCAAATCTCCTTTCCTAGGCCCACCCAGTGATGGCACTGGTCACCGTTGCCATCATGATCAAGGACTGACGACGATTTCCCCCACTGGAATATAATGGAAACTGGGTCTTCGATTTCCCCCACTGGAGTATAATGGAAACTGGGTCTTGTCTATTTTCAATACTGCATCCCCAGTTTTtttacctggcatatagtaaacatTGAACATATGGATGTATGAgtagatggaaggatggatggatggatggccagtgggagggtggatgggtagatggatggatagttggatggatggatggatggatggatggatgcatgcatggatggatggatggatggatggatggatgcatagaTGGATGCATAGATGGCGAAAtgtttgggtgggtgggtggatgtaTGGTTGGTTGGGTGGGTGGATGCACAGATACAACTGAAACCAAATCAAGGATTCTAAATATGTGGGAATGCTCCCAAATCATGGTGGTCTGATTTGAAGATTAGGAAAGTTCTTTTCTTCCATACCATCATAGCATTCTAGTAATTTGTTAGTCAAAACCTcttaatttacagatgaggaaactgaggctcagaaaagacaaAGTATTTTTGCTGAAATGCTTCTGCAAAAGACAGGAGGTTTTGGCAGCATTTCTCAACAACAAGTCCCTGTGTGCACTGGTGGGTCTGATGCGTTAGAGGGTGCACAGCAAGTCtgcaaatgatttattttaataaattagtcTAATTCAAACGACTAGATTTCCACATATAACCTTATCACTGTTACTCATTGCATTCTAATGTGCTTTCTGGAGAAGGAACAGGAAAGCAAGAGGTACAGGGAGATCTGGTGAGAGAACTGCAGCCCCCGGGATGCAACAATCCTAGTACACCAGACACCTGTGGCAGCTGGGGTGCAGGTGAGGGGCCCAGGGGCTGGAGCTGCTCCTCAGCTCCTTGCATTCATGTCATGGCCCACATATTAGGGGGTTTTCTGACACTTCTAAGCCCTTAGAGAAGTAAGATGCTTCTGCACTGTTCTCTACACCCTTGGGGTTGTCTCCCCAGGAGGAAGTGAGACTTCCCTGACTGGTGAGATAGGGAAGGCTGTCCTCTGGGTACAGTTTCCCCATGGTGTGGTTAGATCATGCCAGGTCACTGAGATGAGCTTGCCCACTggggctgccctccccacccttcaTGACATCCTGAGCTGACAGGCAACCTGGCGTGGTGGGGAGGGTTTGGTCAGGCGGCAGTGTGAGGAGTCCCACTTTGACTTCCCCTCCAGTCCAGCCTTGCCATTGATAAAGctgcctttcttctcctttcctgacTTTGGCGACTAGCTGACCATTGATTCAGAATCTGGATGTGATTAATTAGCTCCCTAAACCCTGACAGGATTAGTGTGGTGTTTACCCCACACGTACATTATTTGGTTATTTCCCCCGCACATTACGAAGCTTGTCAAATATTTGAACTGGCCTCTAGGTCAGGCTGTGCAGGTGACCTTTCTTCAGTAGAAGGGAGGCTGAAACCCTGACCAAGAAAAGTAAACTAAATTCCAGGATGTTTTCAGTTCTTCCCCGCATGAAATCAGAATAAATCTAGTTAATTTGAGGACCATGTAGATCTTCACAGTGACATAGCTAAACTGCCAATCACCTGATCAATTCGCTGTCTTTATTCTTGTcgtttgctttgtatttttttctctgtgaatcATAAGTCTGGTAACCAAGGGGCTCTGGGATTATAAATAATCATGATTCAGAGGTTCTCTACTCTCTATGATATACcacttccttgctttctttttcctttttctatgccAGGCTAGGAAGACTGCCTAAGAAGACACTTTTCTCAAGAACTTCATAAATGATCGAGCCAACTATGATAGATCATTCTGGATCAATTATTAACAGCTGAAAAGAATTGCATAGGATATGCACTCCATGTTTATGTTTCTATCAGGAGCTCTTAAATACCGAATTCTATGTTTCTCATAATATGATTGCTACACGTGCAAGAAAGAAGCTTGCCTGGTCTCTATGTAACGTGGGAAGTACGAGATGAAGCCTGGTTAAACAAGCTTCTTCACTGCAGAACTTCTCAGTGCCTTTGAGACACCGTCATGCAATGTGAGTCAACCAGAAGACATGTCATGGTATTGCCCACACTTGCCATTCCCCAGAAACCTTCCTCCGCCCCTTTACTTGGTAGAGCATTTAATGGGGCTAATGTCCCCCAGAACACAGAGTGGAAAGCACAGCCCCAGTGAAAGAGAGATTTGGTAAGGACATCTCAGGTGCCCTTTAGAGGACAGTTCTCAAAACA
The genomic region above belongs to Manis javanica isolate MJ-LG chromosome 7, MJ_LKY, whole genome shotgun sequence and contains:
- the TACC2 gene encoding transforming acidic coiled-coil-containing protein 2 isoform X7, which gives rise to MGNENSTSDNQRTSSAQSPESVQPPGNSQNIRRKPEEKSGSSGHGDVPRCGRGGSCSASERAASQDPCTVCPEVTEPRKCPQEARGPESSPLPSPPSPWEQECHSATMPFAEGSPEGCLESPAEAPEGWPLVQHSRREPSPKAPGVALAAFVPEEDSSAWGSVATIVPSAGREGGMKEEVDKAASSSHLEQQPGRPPAPLKEQPCAEVSQPGGFGSPGKEAAGGFPPTESGQGVVPKAPAAAHPGKESSAGLEESPTKTETPILQDPAPRASDREKCQVEVMPEDLADDSVFLKPCGSTRKNSGASQEEDINAASQEICQQQMGAHLPCTELPWGSLRPALAPGAGGSRKETLDASDAQHSSQTRGWGAQPGNAVCAPPGDQPEGVLLMSAEQSPHVPAEEVRPAPNLSPQPATWASAAAANPSWLAREMVHGAEIPVLRVPAEELAGAELGGQEKCASDLGRAGVHPEGIPREVPPPLPQEERGELSIKEQGHEVQQGVLPPPLPSTSDESALGPEREAKAPQSPAVVNEESGLPEASPRGQEEAPELPSANPENPQGEQPQALGCRPDPEVEKDEISKLNGTVESQVLPSTDSAQPLREEGPQPTGRLGSVSEGAARSSVAHASDSLPKLHENGRILIPGPDGAGEHVLPEGAGWEGPRLQTKCPHTLQDLGGLGIMDSLPALESEKSDFLSTPAAEVVPKAQEVERRSEIKAMSHPSARTPDNCEEAGLPASPDRSCGLGHDAAGQEARADGPQPPEGEDLAMDSGLTSLSLEHSQQGIPSFPGDSCIRVAAPERPSVPSENHLQPSQSDPDASIFDMLREKTRVCKNGEETYPGDPGLKKLGTDSSQIHVPVTPQEDACLPTCGEKEQASRSELQREHPKDSLSDATRSAARDSVLESPATEQSELSAPVSPELPALGENGQEGARSDRRPSGVGPPAADTSEESSLAGNLNRKENCCAGQGPSKSRQELVGTLEVSSQHEEACLGDGGASEAADTRRLLEGLSKTEKTSANTVGTPPRQPEPVALLDAAHCPPVPAPASPSVTTTQDAPERESGAETQGGRQRPVLAPRKEMEQPATSDAEARELLGSFPSAQEQGRAAETSGNAGRGDLGMQSAPEDAGEAALNAGFLNTGQCPSPGEETSTSAPGEPCQAEQPSASCQDALPPAGELGGIHRSMAEIPEAQAVSSAERLLLSGPPEDAAPDPPYLHVEVAPREGAEDSGEKALSSQGPRAPGESTSPTEAPLLALENATSMKLSLGLPASLPQPAATGREITGAQASGGSSKAGTLEGPVDSMPYLDRMPLLTKGEHMLVEEKAAGAKPYEIPAPPACEEGMAGETAKGTKSIGERMVEPPEDLSRGTSGGLHARSKQTSTVSGFPDFREHITKIFEKAGLRALTADGPQGAPGEKARAGSSERDKDLIVPSPEKLLDGTQGVAIAPLPTPSPGLWVDSKEKKQELAGEAEISCVGPQAPAPEKLPGQVGPVTKQSLRSASVGKEMTGVAQMVQEREKPEGAGGAGPGLGSQAHSQQGRGCQGFASGLSSQVPPQSPREGASLQGDRVPPGKQQQETSTLSCQPGEDGAWGFAQAEALGGVSVCTSALGTSSPLGDVPIVAEAFSEPWTPDTLGGEKRHGGAARISDTPDARGGQSAPEPQAGAVAGAPLQPSPAAGAAGEAEGDVTLSTAETRAHVSGDLPETGTTRMLSGMAWPSVLPGSSGVPGCSEGAPRMEDEAARHGDSSAGLQQAEEQREPELPGPAGNRKVAVSSPPEPDESRDLELHSLAPEAPHGERYFQGKSPGPGPCTLPSVPEKDAPNVTGDVISDEARAVGDAERSVKSSSIADGVIQPAVLGDLENPPLAASSHHGDVISQVSTDLTARSISPAAAHVDLVLPASEHASLPFAPDGDGVEASAPSFQSLTEDVSRSSDSEEAFETPESTTPVKAPPAPPPPPPEVIPEPEISTQPPLEEPGCASESVCVPDGPRSSSVEGSPFHPPPHSSSAVFDEDKPIASSGTYNLDFDNIELVDDFQASEPRSSDSKSQDCKVNARRKSTDSVPTSKSTLSRSLSLQAGDFDGASCTGGTEAGVPAPDAYSSGSGSAASTLKRTKKPRPPSLKKKQTTKKPSETPPVKETQPEPAGESPVPSEENQVAETKTESTKTEGSGPALSEEAPLEPTAVPKAACAPDSESAEAAVPPASGGGRVQNSPPSGRKALPLATAPEAVEVTPLESGGQEDSPAKGLSVRLEFDYSEDKGSWDTQQENPPPTKKIGKKPVAKMPLRRPKMKKTPEKLDNSPASPTRSPAEPNDIPIAKGTYTFDIDKWDDPNFNPFSSTSKMQESPKLPQQSYTFGPDTCDESIDPFKTSSKTPSSPSKSPASFEIPASAIEANGVDGDGLNKPAKKKKTPLKTMVEDVMSVCSLFDTFRVKKSPKRSPLSDPPSQDPTPAVTPETPPVISTVVHATDEEKLAVTSQKWTCMTVDLEADKQDYPQPSDLSTFVNETKFNSPTEGKQLSQPDPHPASETTAPREQKARKETSKPDLGYRNSYEIEYMEKIGSSLPQDDDTPKKQALYLMFDTSQESPGQSPPVRMSESPTPCSGSSFEETEALVNTGAKIQHPVSRGLAPNQEPHLQVPEKSSQKELEAMALGTASDAIEITAPEGSFASADTLLSRLAHPASLCGALDYLEPDLAEKNPPVFAQKLQEELEFAIMRIEALKLARQIALASRIRQDTKREAAHPTDVSISKTALYSRIGTAEVETPTGLLFQQPNLDATLQMARAEIITKEREVSEWKDKYEESRREVMEMRKIVAEYEKTIAQMIEDEQREKSVSHQTVQQLVLEKEQALADLNSVEKSLADLFRRYEKMKEVLEGFRKNEEVLKKCAQEYLSRVKKEEQRYQALKVHAEEKLDRANAEIAQVRGKAQQEQAAYQASLRKEQLRVDALERTLEQKNKEIEELTKICDELIAKMGKS